The Amaranthus tricolor cultivar Red isolate AtriRed21 chromosome 6, ASM2621246v1, whole genome shotgun sequence genome has a segment encoding these proteins:
- the LOC130814988 gene encoding probable disease resistance protein At4g27220 encodes MPLAAFATPFLTAVGGLVTGLIAAWVREEYVPHRFKERRSNLENLKTKIAEAREMLNRLQAQANGTTFLLTDVKDWMREAEDSLNKVDIENLRRSIDGRCMNGFLPDCCRRCAASAAIEREISIFDQLIEKNRCVRMKPVVRGYQRACNETVVRTRNIDIENIWKSLTQKQNVKVLCIHGIAGVGKTAVAEAIYNQALYECNSFDYVIWVAAEFGVQLKILQEQVARSLNITLPDTSDDASRALKLRDEFVLRKKCLVILDFLWDDYSLQEIGIPESDNGEVVCKVILTSRSRFACPRIVKNEYYEIKPLSSVDTLAFLKRTVGDSLFLVDSEIQEKAIEDCAGLPLAVLILGMHLREVQGQSLDEISIALQERLSSRARSTPSTAMQFERLEYSYKRLEEKYQQCFLYCALYPKGIPIEAKQLIDYWIWEGLLDIYVESLEEKRKLGMKVLKELKDARLLEAVDSNGSQEWVKMLGLLHDMAVNIISKQDNDFFINAGDNLLVLPTIDDQCGKIKRASFMHNQLKAPSKKPNFPNLSTLLLQYNPLDWFSLDFFTGMPKLKVLDLSYTHVSFLPPSACTLKLLQVLLLRHCPSLKHLPDLSNLEELIVLDLFGTPLENLPAGMQRLKKLKRLDLSHSKLTKFPAELVGSLPCLQELLIVMDDAKGCYWRSKQVISSFSRDACVEELACLEGLTILELNFFNVTMFNDYMNAFVRARRHHCSPSFKYYVGGFCTNGNVSRNSIVLIDDYRVNQLPEGTLELYLTMHSQSLKTLKETGIRFQNLKVLNVFDYSGLEYLFSFEMLNCLCNLEKISVRQCWSMKALIRPVVDAHLDTTITLSYHLPRLLELVLIDLPQLNSICSEKQLDWPVFHSFSVWNCEKLTELPLIVSQTGEFRISKKIKIRGNRFWFKDVEREETHSSNYEFEEAVLPENLVSFVSVKTEKLSTESTTSSGETKVFRIFKRKKAEKTRAATILANDDINASPSHSPSHSYITRRLEATSTFIKRVHANVRDLFTRQQNGYASPSNGASFVSMITPTNSRRFLHFTLL; translated from the exons atgcCGCTGGCTGCCTTTGCAA CGCCTTTCCTGACTGCAGTCGGTGGATTAGTTACTGGTCTTATTGCTGCTTGGGTCCGGGAAGAATATGTCCCTCATAGGTTTAAGGAACGTCGAAGTAATCTGGAAAACCTGAAGACAAAGATTGCAGAAGCAAGAGAGATGCTTAATAGATTGCAAGcacaagcaaatgggacaactTTTCTTCTAACTGATGTGAAAGATTGGATGAGAGAAGCTGAAGATTCCCTCAACAAAGTAGATATAGAAAATCTTAGAAGAAGCATAGATGGTAGATGTATGAATGGCTTCTTGCCCGACTGTTGTCGTCGATGTGCTGCAAGCGCAGCCATTGAACGAGAAATCAGTATATTTGATCAGTTAATTGAAAAGAATAGGTGTGTTAGAATGAAGCCTGTTGTGAGGGGATATCAACGAGCTTGTAATGAAACTGTGGTGagaactagaaatattgatatTGAGAACATATGGAAGAGCCTAACCCAAAAACAAAACGTTAAAGTATTATGCATTCATGGCATAGCTGGTGTTGGCAAGACAGCTGTTGCAGAAGCTATATATAACCAAGCTTTGTATGAGTgtaattcatttgattatgttatATGGGTAGCTGCTGAATTTGGTGTTCAGCTCAAGATTCTTCAAGAGCAGGTTGCTAGGAGCTTAAATATAACGCTCCCTGACACTAGTGATGATGCAAGTAGAGCTTTAAAACTGCGTGATGAGTTTGTGCTACGGAAGAAATGTTTGGTGATTCTTGATTTTTTATGGGATGATTATTCTCTTCAAGAGATTGGAATTCCAGAGTCTGATAATGGGGAAGTGGTATGCAAGGTCATCCTTACTTCTAGATCTCGATTTGCGTGCCCAAGAATTGTGAAAAATGAGTACTATGAAATAAAACCACTCTCTAGCGTTGATACTTTGGCTTTTTTAAAGAGGACTGTTGGTGACAGCCTTTTCCTTGTAGATAGCGAGATTCAGGAAAAAGCAATAGAAGATTGTGCAGGATTGCCATTAGCAGTTCTCATATTGGGAATGCATTTGAGAGAAGTACAGGGTCAAAGCTTGGATGAAATTAGTATTGCACTTCAAGAAAGGTTGAGTAGCCGGGCTAGATCAACACCATCTACTGCAATGCAGTTTGAACGCTTGGAATACAGTTATAAGAGACTGGAGGAGAAATACCAACAATGTTTCTTGTACTGTGCCTTGTACCCAAAAGGTATTCCAATTGAAGCAAAGCAGCTGATAGATTATTGGATCTGGGAAGGTCTATTGGATATATATGTTGAGTCATTAGAAGAAAAGAGGAAATTGGGGATGAAAGTTTTGAAAGAACTCAAAGATGCTCGTCTCTTGGAGGCTGTTGATTCAAATGGCTCTCAAGAGTGGGTCAAGATGCTTGGCTTATTGCACGATATGGCAGTAAATATTATAAGCAAACAAGATAATGACTTCTTCATCAATGCAGGTGATAATCTTTTGGTCTTACCCACAATTGATGATCAGTGTGGAAAGATCAAACGAGCATCATTTATGCACAATCAACTTAAAGCACCCTCAAAAAAGCCTAATTTTCCAAACTTGTCTACATTGCTACTCCAATATAACCCACTTGATTGGTTTTCACTTGATTTTTTCACTGGTATGCCAAAGCTTAAAGTCTTAGACCTATCTTACACTCATGTTTCATTCCTTCCACCATCAGCTTGTACCTTGAAACTTCTCCAAGTACTTCTTTTACGTCATTGCCCTAGTCTGAAACACCTGCCTGATTTGTCTAACCTAGAGGAACTTATtgtacttgatttgtttggaacCCCTCTTGAAAACTTACCTGCTGGGATGCAGAGGTTGAAAAAATTAAAGCGCCTTGATCTTTCACACTCTAAGTTGACTAAATTCCCTGCTGAATTGGTTGGTTCATTACCATGTTTGCAAGAATTGTTAATCGTTATGGATGATGCAAAGGGTTGTTACTGGAGATCAAAGCAAGTGATAAGTTCATTTTCCAGAGATGCTTGTGTTGAGGAGCTTGCGTGCTTAGAAGGTTTAACCATTCTTGAACTCAACTTCTTCAATGTAACCATGTTCAACGACTATATGAATGCATTTGTAAGGGCAAGAAGACACCATTGTTCCCCTagttttaaatattatgttGGTGGTTTCTGCACCAATGGAAACGTCAGTAGGAACAGCATAGTTTTGATTGATGATTACCGTGTTAATCAACTACCAGAAGGCACCTTAGAGCTGTATTTAACAATGCACAGCCAAAGTCTGAAGACGCTTAAGGAAACTGGTATTAGGTTTCAGAATTTGAAGGTCCTCAATGTGTTTGACTACAGTGGGTTAGAATATCTTTTCTCTTTTGAGATGTTGAATTGTCTCTGTAACCTTGAAAAGATATCTGTTAGGCAGTGCTGGTCAATGAAAGCGTTAATAAGGCCTGTTGTGGATGCCCATCTTGATACAACCATAACTCTATCTTACCATCTTCCACGGCTGCTGGAGTTAGTATTAATCGATCTCCCTCAGCTAAATTCCATATGTTCTGAGAAGCAACTTGATTGGCCTGTCTTTCATAGTTTCTCTGTTTGGAACTGTGAGAAACTAACAGAGTTGCCTCTTATTGTTAGTCAAACTGGAGAATTTAGAATTtccaagaaaattaaaattagagggAATCGCTTCTGGTTCAAGGATGTGGAGCGGGAAGAGACACATTcctcaaattatgaatttgaagaAGCAGTCCTACCGGAAAATCTAGTATCTTTTGTCAG TGTGAAGACGGAGAAATTAAGTACTGAATCAACGACTAGTAGTGGTGAAACAAAAGTTTTTAGGATTTTCAAAAGGAAGAAAGCTGAAAAGACTA GAGCTGCCACTATTTTGGCAAATGATGATATAAATGCAAGCCCTTCCCATTCCCCGAGCCATAGCTACATTACTCGGCGCCTAGAAGCTACCTCCACATTTATAAAACGAGTACATGCAAATGTAAGAGATTTGTTTACTCGCCAACAAAATGGCTATGCTAGTCCTTCAAATGGAGCAAGCTTCGTCTCAATGATCACACCAACCAATTCACGAAGATTTCTCCATTTTACCTTACTTTAG